From Alteromonas australica, one genomic window encodes:
- a CDS encoding glutathione S-transferase family protein, translating to MLKFFFHHTPNPMKVALFLEETGLDFQLVPVDTLKGDQHTPEFRLINPNGKTPAIEDNGQRVFDSNAILMYLSEKTGKLGGKPEDRAELLSWMMFIATGLGPYSGQCVHFRHAAPKEGLEYAVNRYLREAQRHYEVLDSHLANREFIVGDEYTIADVAAWGWIDKANVVLGEEGLKPYPNLSAWFDKINGRPAALRARDIAKGIEFKTEFDEEARRAFFPSNYPKA from the coding sequence ATGCTTAAATTTTTCTTTCACCATACGCCTAACCCAATGAAAGTGGCTTTGTTTCTTGAGGAAACAGGGCTTGATTTTCAATTGGTACCCGTGGATACCCTAAAAGGCGACCAACATACCCCGGAGTTTCGTTTAATTAACCCTAATGGCAAAACCCCGGCTATTGAAGATAATGGTCAGCGTGTATTCGACTCGAACGCGATACTCATGTATTTGTCGGAAAAAACAGGCAAATTAGGTGGCAAACCTGAAGACAGAGCAGAGTTGTTGTCCTGGATGATGTTCATTGCCACAGGGTTAGGTCCATACTCTGGTCAATGTGTTCATTTTAGGCATGCGGCTCCCAAAGAAGGGTTAGAGTATGCCGTTAACCGTTATTTACGGGAAGCGCAGCGTCACTATGAAGTGCTCGATTCTCATTTAGCGAATAGAGAATTTATTGTGGGCGATGAATACACGATTGCTGATGTGGCCGCCTGGGGATGGATAGATAAAGCCAACGTGGTGCTAGGTGAAGAGGGGCTTAAGCCTTATCCAAATCTATCGGCATGGTTTGATAAAATAAACGGGCGACCTGCTGCGCTAAGAGCCAGAGACATTGCTAAGGGTATTGAGTTTAAAACAGAATTTGATGAAGAAGCCCGTCGTGCCTTCTTTCCATCAAACTATCCAAAAGCATAA
- a CDS encoding CreA family protein has product MLGLSACSDSEVADVSLGLFTTKDIKIDALQDPDIPGVTCHISSIEANLDLSDPSDSAIACRQTGPITPAMLANIDTSDSGDIIFRKSKSVFFKNMKVRRIFDANSQTLMYLTYSTKETSGSYKHSLSTVPLWGTQAYVSN; this is encoded by the coding sequence ATGTTGGGGCTTTCAGCATGCAGTGATAGTGAAGTGGCCGATGTATCTTTGGGGCTTTTTACCACCAAAGACATTAAAATTGATGCATTACAAGACCCAGACATTCCGGGCGTAACTTGCCATATATCCAGCATTGAAGCGAATTTGGATTTGTCTGATCCTTCTGACAGCGCCATTGCTTGTAGGCAAACGGGGCCAATTACGCCCGCCATGCTCGCCAATATTGATACTTCTGATTCGGGGGATATTATTTTTAGAAAATCGAAAAGTGTTTTCTTTAAAAATATGAAAGTAAGGCGAATATTCGACGCGAATTCGCAAACCCTGATGTACTTAACCTACAGTACGAAAGAAACCTCTGGCAGTTACAAACACAGCTTATCTACCGTGCCGTTGTGGGGTACACAAGCGTATGTAAGCAACTAA
- a CDS encoding MipA/OmpV family protein: protein MKTSLLGAIVALTFSTASFAQSPNNSPQGWMWGVGIAASQDVYTDFDNRIVPIPIIGYVGERLRVYGPFVGYQLLQDDGFTLDAQLVPIFAGYEEDDSAVFNGMEDRDFSFGAGLSLRYAKNGWTYELASNADILGTFNGYQATASIGKAFRTGPFVIEPSVGVTFQDNHYVDYYYGVTAAEATTTRAAYKGDSAVNTELALAVSTPIFWGGMTRFQIGATFYDDSISDSPLTDSDSAFNAMLMFSRFF, encoded by the coding sequence ATGAAAACCAGCTTATTAGGCGCGATTGTCGCACTTACCTTTTCAACTGCAAGCTTCGCCCAATCACCCAATAACTCCCCGCAAGGCTGGATGTGGGGGGTAGGTATTGCTGCGTCTCAAGACGTGTACACAGACTTTGATAACCGCATAGTACCTATTCCCATCATAGGTTATGTCGGCGAACGCTTGCGGGTATACGGGCCCTTTGTAGGTTATCAGTTATTGCAAGACGACGGATTCACCCTTGATGCCCAGCTCGTGCCCATCTTTGCAGGCTATGAAGAGGATGACAGTGCTGTGTTTAACGGCATGGAGGACAGAGATTTCAGTTTTGGTGCAGGGCTAAGCTTGCGTTATGCCAAAAATGGATGGACTTACGAACTGGCTTCAAACGCCGATATCCTAGGCACTTTCAATGGTTATCAGGCCACGGCCAGCATTGGCAAAGCGTTTAGAACAGGGCCATTTGTGATAGAGCCCAGTGTGGGTGTTACGTTTCAAGACAACCATTACGTTGACTACTACTATGGCGTAACCGCAGCAGAAGCCACGACAACTCGTGCCGCTTACAAGGGCGATAGCGCAGTGAATACCGAGCTTGCCCTTGCTGTTTCCACACCTATTTTTTGGGGTGGAATGACGCGGTTTCAAATAGGTGCAACCTTTTATGATGACAGTATCAGTGATAGCCCTCTTACCGACAGCGACAGCGCATTTAATGCCATGTTGATGTTTTCGCGTTTTTTCTAA
- a CDS encoding sulfotransferase family 2 domain-containing protein: MLLSHSKQFLFVHIAKTGGTSIRGSLASYRWGHPYSFPQFLCHKMSQFCGHKLASRFPRHAKIIAAKEMLPDEYFNKLFKFAFVRNPWDLQVSSYHHIKRERPHLMEGHESFTSFMRWKFDPERPYQYHIDTSLQLQTDYLIDLHGNLLTDFIGQYETFEQDYHYVCDRLGLKKKPLPHRRKATDRQEYQAYYTDETKAMVDKHFAQDIQLLDYTFDLE; encoded by the coding sequence ATGTTGCTTTCCCATAGTAAACAGTTTCTTTTTGTTCATATTGCAAAAACGGGCGGCACCAGTATCCGAGGTTCGCTAGCCTCTTATCGGTGGGGGCATCCGTATTCTTTCCCTCAGTTTCTTTGCCATAAAATGAGTCAGTTCTGTGGCCACAAGCTTGCTAGTCGTTTTCCTCGCCATGCAAAAATTATTGCTGCGAAAGAAATGCTCCCCGACGAATACTTTAATAAGCTGTTCAAATTTGCGTTTGTTCGCAATCCATGGGACTTGCAAGTGAGTTCTTATCACCACATTAAACGAGAGCGCCCGCATTTAATGGAGGGGCATGAATCATTTACTAGCTTCATGCGCTGGAAATTCGACCCTGAACGCCCTTATCAATATCACATAGACACGTCGCTACAACTGCAAACCGATTATCTAATAGACCTACACGGAAACTTGCTTACCGACTTTATTGGCCAATATGAAACGTTCGAACAAGACTATCATTATGTTTGCGATAGATTAGGACTAAAGAAGAAACCCTTACCCCATAGACGTAAAGCCACAGACAGGCAAGAGTATCAAGCCTATTACACCGATGAAACGAAAGCGATGGTGGATAAGCACTTCGCACAAGACATTCAACTACTGGATTACACCTTCGATTTAGAATAA
- a CDS encoding BadF/BadG/BcrA/BcrD ATPase family protein, protein MSPCEYFIGIDGGGTQCRAQLEDSDGYVLGTATSGPANIVSNKVQATQSILMAVNGAVESSGLSIALNELHVAAGLAGANVAAAKTTFDAQHWPFRTYATLSDLHAACLGAHKGEDGILVICGTGSAATCYREAGFSDKGGYGLTLGDNGSGAWLGVEAVRHTLLCIDALTSHSLLSRNIMTHFGVVDGVDMIEKTMHFCASDFGKLSPLVFAAFNEGCEAAASIIHLGAGYLSQLIRSMSQDRPLPVALVGGLAEPYQPLLGKDISKQLCVPAHNAQKGAIHYLKETLLKSNAEPPLKT, encoded by the coding sequence ATGAGCCCATGCGAATATTTCATCGGAATTGATGGCGGCGGAACTCAGTGCAGAGCACAGCTGGAAGATAGCGATGGTTATGTTCTGGGTACAGCTACCTCTGGGCCTGCAAATATCGTCAGCAACAAAGTGCAGGCTACACAATCTATCCTCATGGCGGTAAATGGTGCAGTAGAAAGCAGTGGCCTTTCTATCGCGCTTAATGAATTGCATGTGGCAGCGGGGCTAGCGGGCGCGAATGTGGCAGCAGCAAAAACGACGTTTGATGCCCAACATTGGCCTTTTCGTACATATGCTACGCTAAGCGATTTACATGCGGCTTGCTTAGGTGCCCATAAAGGAGAAGACGGCATTTTAGTTATTTGCGGAACCGGTTCTGCGGCCACCTGTTATAGAGAAGCAGGCTTTTCCGACAAGGGTGGATACGGTTTAACGTTAGGAGACAATGGTAGCGGCGCCTGGTTAGGGGTGGAGGCGGTTAGGCATACCCTTTTATGTATCGACGCCCTTACTAGTCACTCGTTGCTATCGCGAAATATAATGACGCATTTTGGCGTGGTCGATGGCGTTGATATGATTGAAAAAACCATGCATTTTTGCGCCTCAGACTTTGGCAAGCTCTCGCCTTTGGTGTTTGCGGCGTTTAATGAAGGGTGTGAGGCAGCCGCTAGCATCATTCATTTAGGCGCGGGGTATTTATCCCAATTAATACGTAGCATGAGCCAAGACAGACCCTTGCCCGTGGCTTTAGTGGGTGGCCTCGCTGAGCCTTATCAACCTTTACTTGGTAAGGATATTTCAAAGCAACTTTGCGTACCTGCACATAACGCACAAAAAGGGGCGATTCACTATCTTAAAGAAACCTTATTAAAGAGCAATGCCGAGCCACCCCTTAAAACTTAA
- a CDS encoding patatin-like phospholipase family protein — MTYRVAMAISGAVSLGSYEAGCVYELLNAFKEHNANPQNTPIEIDVLTGASAGGMTAAMIAQKLLYDKDALDGEESNVGYKAWVKSVDIDGLLMAFEGDNAKTSLLSNGFIKDIANKLILNRYAATPAPQERDPHTASAEFIRLGLAMSNLNGVDYNVQVFSYGTESLAQDTFTQTRHQDRFTEVLGWHSDTFSHWENITTASRACGAFPLAFSPIRMTRQWQHDDYKARDAVKFEENEFCFVDGGTFNNYPLGMAVDLAKMNDTENTDYKRRFYFYISPTKRESTANPTFNSDTSNLLEIAAQLGTSIFTQSGFQEWLIQAKNNALIIRLDEQAITLRDEFYLLSQESIAAEQAIITPLILQTFSGNNGDESYENAFARLAEQYAEDVKDKPLSPDAFKLWIDNIAVLEKSAELGLKDLKTIYTISADEDRLVGDLLQSFLGFFDEKFRHYDYQRGRLNAMHVINGILSGENTSEKGVKQLIPGEHLPLNISARDTSTLDAYFANSTLNKISVKDVDKPTRDRVFKRVKSRYYLIAKDSGLGWIIRTALWNFVVKQKVRKALYL, encoded by the coding sequence ATGACTTACCGAGTAGCAATGGCCATTTCTGGCGCTGTGTCTTTAGGTTCTTATGAAGCAGGGTGTGTGTATGAGTTACTCAACGCCTTCAAAGAGCACAACGCCAACCCGCAAAATACACCCATAGAAATAGACGTACTTACTGGCGCAAGTGCCGGAGGTATGACAGCGGCAATGATAGCGCAAAAGCTGTTGTACGATAAAGATGCCCTAGACGGAGAAGAGAGCAACGTTGGCTACAAAGCCTGGGTAAAGTCGGTAGATATTGATGGCTTATTAATGGCCTTTGAAGGCGATAACGCGAAGACGTCGCTGTTATCAAACGGCTTTATTAAAGACATTGCGAATAAGCTTATCCTTAATAGGTACGCCGCGACACCTGCACCGCAAGAACGTGATCCTCATACCGCCAGTGCGGAATTTATTCGCTTAGGGTTGGCTATGTCTAACTTAAATGGCGTTGATTATAATGTACAAGTTTTTAGCTATGGGACGGAATCGCTGGCACAAGATACCTTCACGCAAACCCGTCACCAAGATAGGTTTACCGAAGTTTTAGGGTGGCATTCAGATACCTTTTCTCATTGGGAAAACATTACCACAGCATCTCGGGCATGTGGGGCGTTTCCGCTTGCGTTTTCGCCAATTAGAATGACACGACAATGGCAACATGATGACTACAAAGCGAGAGATGCGGTTAAATTTGAGGAAAACGAGTTTTGCTTTGTTGACGGAGGTACTTTCAATAATTATCCGCTAGGTATGGCAGTGGATTTAGCCAAAATGAACGACACCGAAAATACAGACTACAAACGGCGTTTCTATTTTTATATATCGCCAACAAAGCGAGAGAGCACCGCGAATCCCACGTTTAACAGTGATACCTCAAACCTGTTAGAGATTGCCGCTCAACTCGGTACCAGTATTTTTACCCAAAGTGGTTTTCAAGAATGGTTGATACAAGCGAAAAACAACGCTCTCATTATACGTTTAGACGAGCAAGCCATTACACTAAGAGATGAGTTTTATTTACTGTCACAAGAGAGCATAGCCGCTGAGCAAGCCATAATAACGCCACTCATTTTGCAAACGTTTAGCGGTAACAATGGGGATGAAAGCTACGAAAACGCTTTTGCTCGACTAGCCGAGCAATATGCCGAAGATGTAAAAGACAAGCCGTTAAGCCCTGATGCCTTTAAGTTGTGGATTGATAACATTGCGGTGCTGGAGAAAAGCGCAGAATTAGGCCTTAAAGATTTAAAAACAATATACACAATTTCGGCTGACGAAGACCGTTTAGTGGGTGATTTACTTCAATCTTTTTTGGGCTTCTTTGATGAAAAGTTTAGGCACTACGATTATCAACGGGGGCGCTTAAACGCCATGCATGTGATAAACGGTATATTAAGCGGAGAAAATACGAGTGAAAAAGGGGTAAAGCAACTCATACCTGGCGAACATTTACCGCTGAATATTTCTGCTAGAGATACGTCTACGTTAGACGCCTATTTTGCCAACTCAACATTAAATAAAATATCTGTTAAAGACGTGGACAAACCCACCAGAGATCGAGTTTTTAAACGCGTAAAGTCGAGGTATTACCTGATTGCGAAAGATTCCGGCTTGGGGTGGATTATACGCACTGCCTTATGGAATTTTGTGGTGAAACAGAAAGTGAGAAAAGCGCTGTACCTGTAG
- a CDS encoding ABC-F family ATPase — MITTANITMQFGSKPLFENISAKFGNGNRYGLIGANGCGKSTFMKILSGKLTPTSGNVSMAPGTKLGILSQDQFAFEEFSVVDAVIMGDRELWEVKQERDAIYSKAEMSEEDGMRVADLETQFAEMDGYTAEARAGDILNSAGIDESYHFGLMKEVAPGKKVRVLLAQALFAEPDILLLDEPTNNLDIYTISWLADELNKRKSTMLIISHDRHFLNSVCTHMADIDYGELRVYPGNYDDYIQAAMLVQEQLHNENAKKSAEIEELQSFVARFSANASKAKQATSRARRLEKIELAEVKASSRRKPYIVFKQHKKLHRLAITLEELGHSYPELPLYSNASLLLEAGQRLAIIGENGAGKTTLLKCLVGDLDPTEGSLKWAENAAIGYIPQDNAKFFSDDITLFEWMSQWRSPKHDDLQIKGMLGRLLFSSDDFNKKVQVCSGGEKNRLLFGKLMLQDINVLILDEPTNHMDMESIEALNNALYKFDGTVIFVSHDREFVSSLATQVIEIKNKQLNHFDGNYEEFLAHSAEI; from the coding sequence TTGATTACCACCGCAAATATCACCATGCAGTTTGGCTCTAAGCCGCTGTTTGAAAACATTTCTGCCAAGTTTGGCAATGGCAACCGTTATGGCCTCATTGGCGCAAACGGCTGCGGCAAATCTACTTTCATGAAAATATTAAGTGGTAAGCTTACCCCTACCTCTGGCAACGTTTCTATGGCGCCAGGGACTAAATTGGGGATTTTGAGCCAGGATCAATTCGCATTTGAAGAATTTAGTGTGGTTGATGCTGTGATAATGGGTGATCGTGAGCTATGGGAAGTTAAGCAAGAACGTGACGCCATTTACAGCAAGGCTGAAATGAGTGAAGAAGACGGCATGCGAGTCGCCGACTTAGAAACACAATTTGCTGAAATGGACGGCTACACTGCAGAAGCAAGGGCGGGAGATATACTCAACTCAGCAGGCATTGATGAAAGCTACCATTTTGGCTTAATGAAAGAAGTGGCACCAGGTAAGAAAGTGCGTGTTTTGCTTGCCCAGGCACTTTTTGCTGAACCGGATATATTGCTGCTCGATGAGCCTACCAACAACTTGGACATTTATACCATTAGTTGGTTAGCAGATGAATTGAATAAGCGTAAATCAACCATGCTTATTATTTCTCACGACAGACACTTCCTAAACTCTGTTTGCACTCATATGGCCGACATCGATTACGGTGAATTACGTGTTTACCCCGGTAATTACGATGACTACATTCAAGCGGCGATGCTGGTTCAAGAACAGTTACACAATGAAAATGCTAAAAAGTCAGCGGAAATTGAAGAGCTTCAAAGCTTCGTCGCACGGTTCTCAGCGAATGCCTCTAAAGCCAAGCAAGCCACATCGAGAGCGCGTCGTTTGGAGAAAATTGAATTAGCTGAAGTGAAAGCGTCTAGCCGTCGCAAGCCATATATAGTGTTTAAGCAACACAAAAAGCTTCACAGATTAGCCATTACCCTAGAAGAATTGGGTCATAGCTACCCTGAACTTCCTCTATACAGTAACGCCAGCTTGCTGTTAGAAGCGGGCCAAAGACTCGCAATTATCGGTGAAAATGGTGCAGGTAAAACCACCTTACTGAAATGCCTTGTGGGTGATTTAGACCCGACAGAAGGTAGCCTTAAGTGGGCTGAAAATGCGGCCATTGGCTATATTCCGCAAGATAACGCTAAATTCTTTTCTGACGATATCACCTTGTTTGAGTGGATGAGCCAATGGCGCAGCCCTAAGCACGATGACTTACAAATAAAAGGTATGCTTGGACGACTACTGTTTAGCTCTGACGACTTCAACAAAAAGGTTCAGGTTTGTTCTGGTGGTGAAAAGAACCGGCTATTGTTTGGCAAACTCATGCTGCAAGACATCAATGTACTGATTCTAGATGAACCGACCAACCATATGGACATGGAGTCAATCGAGGCGTTGAATAATGCCCTTTATAAGTTTGACGGCACGGTTATCTTTGTCAGTCATGATAGAGAATTCGTCTCTTCATTGGCCACGCAGGTTATTGAAATCAAAAACAAACAGTTAAACCACTTCGACGGTAATTACGAAGAGTTTTTGGCTCACTCTGCAGAGATATAA
- a CDS encoding PA2779 family protein codes for MKILTKFLAGALSALVLVAGNVHAEAISSDSVMQTQSAQYNKQQLLAMVSREDVQNKLMSLGVDSNDAVARINGMTESEIAKLNQELNQAPAGGVVGAVLTVLAIIAILDLVGVTDVYPFIRPVNS; via the coding sequence ATGAAGATTTTAACGAAGTTTTTAGCGGGCGCGCTGAGTGCGCTAGTATTAGTAGCAGGTAATGTGCACGCGGAAGCGATTAGTTCAGATAGCGTAATGCAAACTCAGTCTGCACAGTACAATAAGCAACAACTTCTTGCCATGGTTAGCCGCGAAGATGTGCAAAATAAACTTATGAGTTTAGGGGTAGACAGTAATGATGCGGTGGCGCGTATTAATGGCATGACTGAAAGTGAAATCGCAAAGCTTAATCAAGAGCTTAATCAAGCGCCAGCGGGTGGCGTTGTGGGTGCGGTGCTTACCGTTTTAGCCATTATTGCTATTCTAGATTTAGTGGGCGTCACCGATGTGTACCCATTTATTCGCCCAGTGAACAGCTAG
- a CDS encoding PA2778 family cysteine peptidase — protein MKPIVKACIVAGFLVLAGCQGTPQTDQLAKATPVGLVSAHQIDNVPFIAQQQYYCGPTTLAEVFGFYGTSVSANDIAPKIFIPDKEGSLQLEMVTATRQYQYLPYQTQGSLTLIMQFISDDIPVIVFQNLSISLLPQWHYAVVTGFDLTKKTITLHTGVTKDHEMSFSLFEKTWGRGNYWLLAPVPPSVTSEHMVPFTYVSAAYDMLKVAENNPIQQTQALAFLQSATQQWPSQWLAYFLLANFYLETQPDLAREWFEKGYAYGKGQKPYVHNYALALIKTGQQEVAKNVLANATDTFPNDSELLALKERLAAKNSP, from the coding sequence ATGAAGCCTATTGTTAAAGCCTGCATTGTTGCAGGCTTTTTAGTGTTAGCCGGGTGTCAAGGGACACCTCAAACCGACCAATTGGCCAAGGCCACGCCTGTGGGGTTGGTGAGCGCCCACCAAATCGATAATGTACCTTTCATTGCGCAACAGCAATATTATTGCGGCCCCACGACACTCGCTGAAGTATTTGGCTTTTATGGTACGTCAGTCAGCGCCAATGATATTGCACCTAAAATTTTTATTCCCGACAAAGAAGGGAGTTTGCAGTTAGAAATGGTGACGGCCACCCGCCAGTACCAATACCTACCTTACCAAACCCAAGGTTCGCTTACCCTGATAATGCAGTTTATTAGCGACGATATTCCCGTCATTGTTTTTCAGAATTTATCCATCTCATTGTTACCCCAATGGCACTACGCCGTTGTAACCGGCTTTGATTTAACTAAGAAAACCATAACTTTGCACACTGGGGTGACAAAAGACCATGAAATGTCATTTTCCCTTTTTGAAAAAACCTGGGGCCGGGGGAATTATTGGTTACTTGCGCCTGTTCCACCTAGCGTAACAAGCGAACATATGGTGCCCTTTACCTATGTTAGCGCCGCGTACGATATGCTTAAAGTGGCAGAAAATAACCCCATTCAACAAACCCAGGCATTAGCGTTTTTGCAAAGTGCGACCCAACAATGGCCCAGCCAATGGCTAGCCTATTTCTTATTAGCAAACTTCTATTTAGAGACGCAGCCAGATTTAGCCCGTGAGTGGTTTGAAAAAGGTTACGCGTACGGAAAGGGGCAGAAGCCCTATGTGCACAATTACGCGCTCGCGTTAATAAAGACAGGCCAGCAGGAAGTGGCAAAAAATGTATTGGCCAATGCAACAGACACTTTTCCTAACGACAGCGAGCTTTTAGCACTTAAAGAGCGCTTGGCGGCTAAAAACAGCCCGTAA
- the nagA gene encoding N-acetylglucosamine-6-phosphate deacetylase, with protein sequence MKTYFAPRMFDGNQMVLNRLIHTSEKQIEKVEDTTLSIPELEQQGVSILQGLLVPGFIDLQINGGGGMQFNHTPTPECLHTMFNAHAATGTSAMFPTVITDDIDVMKQSADAVAQVRAEGIQGIAGVHFEGPHLSDSKKGMHEGKHIRPLSQEEIAIYCRKDMGQVIVTVAPETVSGEQIRQLVSHGIIVFLGHSNASAEQANEALSAGAIGFTHLFNAMSGFTGRAPGLVGSAMASADAYAGIIADMIHVSPISLQAAYRALGSHRLFMVTDAMAPSASRHMSFNYGDDTIYLKDGKLLTSNGNLAGSVLTLVEALQNAHFKAHIPLQECLKMLTSTPARAANIHQKFGAIKPGYANAMLVLDEHLTVLPIP encoded by the coding sequence ATGAAAACCTACTTTGCCCCGCGTATGTTCGACGGCAACCAAATGGTGTTAAACCGCCTTATTCACACCAGTGAAAAGCAAATAGAAAAAGTGGAAGACACCACACTTTCTATACCCGAACTTGAGCAACAAGGGGTTAGTATACTTCAAGGTTTACTGGTGCCCGGTTTCATTGATTTACAAATTAATGGCGGGGGCGGTATGCAATTTAACCATACGCCCACCCCTGAGTGCCTGCACACCATGTTTAACGCTCACGCCGCTACAGGCACAAGCGCCATGTTTCCTACTGTGATCACTGATGATATTGATGTGATGAAGCAAAGTGCCGATGCAGTTGCCCAGGTGCGTGCTGAAGGCATTCAAGGGATTGCTGGCGTTCACTTTGAAGGCCCCCACCTTAGCGACAGCAAAAAAGGTATGCACGAAGGTAAACACATTCGCCCCTTAAGTCAGGAAGAAATAGCGATTTATTGCCGCAAAGATATGGGGCAAGTTATTGTCACCGTTGCCCCAGAAACTGTCTCTGGCGAGCAGATTCGCCAGCTTGTGTCTCACGGTATAATTGTATTTTTAGGCCATTCAAATGCCAGTGCTGAGCAAGCTAATGAGGCGTTAAGTGCTGGAGCGATTGGCTTTACCCACCTATTTAACGCTATGTCAGGGTTCACTGGCCGGGCACCAGGGTTAGTGGGCAGTGCAATGGCCTCTGCGGATGCATACGCCGGTATCATTGCCGACATGATCCACGTTAGCCCCATCAGTTTGCAAGCTGCCTATCGGGCGTTGGGTAGTCATCGGCTATTCATGGTAACCGATGCAATGGCGCCCTCTGCCAGTCGTCATATGTCATTTAACTACGGTGATGACACAATTTATTTGAAAGACGGCAAACTCCTTACCTCAAATGGGAATTTGGCAGGGTCGGTTTTAACCCTCGTTGAGGCGCTGCAAAATGCCCATTTCAAGGCTCATATCCCGCTTCAAGAATGCCTAAAAATGCTGACTTCAACGCCCGCTCGCGCCGCCAACATTCACCAGAAATTTGGGGCAATTAAACCGGGCTATGCCAATGCCATGCTGGTTTTAGATGAACATTTAACTGTTCTTCCCATTCCGTAA
- a CDS encoding mechanosensitive ion channel family protein, whose product MELPAWFQQQEFYTFCALIAVVLLLFGVKRIILVRLKEKARSETSSMSSIYRVLVLSLNAPLTVVILLIFLLLARNVFTWSGLHEQRVPVFLDGVVEAGVIIALFLFAERFFTYSLKRYREQSTLVKNTSAIAGGALRAVLATLTVLIILSNMGVSITPIIASLGITSLAVALALQPTLENFFSGIQLVMDKPIRIGDYIELDSGEQGFVEKIGWRSTWIRMLPNNIVIMPNSKLSNSKLINYYYPERELSVPVEVGVHYSSDLELVEKVCIEVAERILKEHEYGVDTYQPFVLFHTFDNSSINLTIMLRTKEYFNRFFIKSAFIKSLKKRFDEEGIVIPFPITAINTEQEGVKVPHQSATPE is encoded by the coding sequence ATGGAACTTCCAGCTTGGTTTCAGCAACAAGAGTTTTACACGTTTTGCGCATTAATCGCCGTTGTACTTCTGCTGTTTGGGGTTAAACGCATCATCTTAGTGCGTTTGAAAGAGAAGGCTCGCTCAGAAACCAGTTCTATGTCGAGTATTTATCGAGTATTGGTGTTGTCGCTAAATGCGCCCCTCACCGTCGTTATTTTGCTGATATTTTTGCTACTGGCACGAAACGTTTTCACTTGGAGTGGCCTGCACGAGCAACGTGTGCCTGTGTTTCTTGATGGCGTAGTAGAGGCAGGGGTCATTATTGCGCTTTTCTTATTCGCAGAGCGCTTTTTCACTTACTCACTTAAACGCTATCGAGAGCAATCAACATTGGTGAAAAATACCAGTGCGATTGCGGGTGGCGCATTAAGAGCAGTGTTGGCAACCCTTACCGTATTGATAATTTTGAGCAATATGGGGGTGTCTATCACCCCAATTATCGCGTCGTTAGGCATCACGTCTTTGGCGGTGGCATTGGCGCTGCAACCCACCCTAGAAAATTTCTTTTCCGGTATTCAACTGGTGATGGATAAACCCATTCGTATTGGCGATTACATTGAACTGGATTCAGGGGAACAAGGCTTTGTAGAGAAAATAGGGTGGCGCTCAACGTGGATAAGAATGCTGCCGAACAACATTGTGATTATGCCCAACAGTAAATTATCTAACTCTAAATTAATAAACTACTACTATCCCGAGCGAGAGCTTTCCGTGCCTGTAGAAGTGGGCGTTCACTACAGTTCAGATTTAGAGTTAGTGGAAAAAGTATGTATCGAAGTTGCCGAAAGAATACTCAAAGAGCACGAATATGGTGTAGACACCTATCAGCCATTCGTGCTGTTTCATACCTTTGATAATTCAAGTATTAACTTAACTATTATGCTTAGAACCAAAGAATATTTTAACCGTTTCTTTATCAAGAGTGCTTTTATTAAAAGCCTTAAAAAACGTTTTGATGAAGAAGGTATTGTTATCCCATTTCCCATTACTGCCATTAATACCGAGCAGGAGGGCGTTAAGGTACCGCACCAAAGCGCAACGCCTGAGTAA